The Maridesulfovibrio sp. genomic sequence GCAATCCGAACGCGGGCTGCTTGAACTGCTCCAGTTTACCGCCTTTATCAGCATCAACCTCGGGCTGCTCAATCTGCTGCCCATTCCCGTACTGGACGGCGGACACCTGCTCTTTTTCAGTCTTGAGACAATCCTGCGTAAGCCGCTCAATGAAAAACTTCAGGCCGCAGCCACCCGTGTGGGCTTGCTACTGCTTCTCAGCCTGATGGCCTTTGCGATATTTAATGACATAGTACGAATGAGCAGCAAATGAATGCATCCATAGAAGAAAAAGAAGAGCTTCTGCTGGCCATAAACGGCACAGAAGAAACCATGCAGATAATTATCGCCCGGCGTGAGGATGAGGGGGAGCCCTATTCCCTGCTGGAAACCAAAACCCTTGTGGTCCCCGGACGCTCGGTTAATTTCCTTGTACCCTCCATCAGGGATTCTCTTAAACTGTTCGGATACGCTGCCGGAAAGATTTCCCGTATCGCCTTAGTGGCCGGTCCGGGAAGCTTCACCGGATTGCGGCTGACTTTTGCTGCCGCTGCAGGAATTGCCGCCGGAAGCAACTGTCCGGTCTGTGGCTTGGAATACCTTCCGATCATTGCCAGAGGGACAGCCCTTGTATGCGACAGCCCTGTCTGGGCTATCACACACTCCAGAAGACTGCAGGTCTACCTGCAGGGGTTTGAGGCTGCAAACATTGACGGAACGCTGACTTCCGTCACTCCTCCTTTGCCGGTGGCTGCTCAGAAAGCAGCAGAAATAATTCTTTCATACAAGCAAGAGAATGCTGTGCTGGTTGGAACCGGATTGGTAAAAAACAAAGACTTCTTTGACGATTTTCTGGCCGGAAACCCCCAATACTCCACTATGCCTGAAAGATTCAATGTTCCATCTGTTTATGACATACTTGAAGCTGCCCAACATGCTGAATATTCTTACGAGATGCCCATACCCATGTATCTGCGCGGATCAGACGCCGAAGAAAATCTTGAAGCCATCACCCGCAAACGGGGAATTCCCCTTGAGGCTGCGCGGGAACAACTGAAGGACATTACACCGCGTTAAACATTTTTTATAAAAATTAATATGTTAAAAAGGGATCTCCATAAACGGAGGTCCCTTTTTTTATTAAATAAACAAAAAAATTAACAAACCCTAAAGTAATCTACATTTCAGACGATCAGGTAGTCACGAAGGACCAGTATAGCTTTGTGAACCTTTAGTTCCAAGGCAATGTTTTTGGCAAGGAAGCCAAAGATCACATTTCAAGGAGGAAAGCATGTCTTTAGTAATTAACCACAACATGATGGCCATGAATGCCAACCGCAACTTGGCAGAATCGTATGGTAACCTCGGTGTTTCAACTCGTCGTCTGTCTTCAGGACTCCGTATTGGCACCGCAGCTGACGATGCTGCAGGTCTCGCAATTCGCGAACTTATGCGTTCTGACATCAAGTCACTCAACCAGGGTATCCGTAACGCCAACGATGCAATTTCGATGATCCAGACCGCTGACGGCGCTCTCGGTGTTATTGATGAAAAGCTCATCCGTATGAAGGAGCTTGCAACTCAGGCCGCAACCGGTACCTACAACTCTGACCAGCGTCTGATCATCGACTCCGAATATCAGGCCATGGCTTCAGAAATCACCCGTATTGCCAACGCAACTGACTTTAACGGCATCCACCTGCTGAATGGTAACATGTCCGGCGCAAACAGCGATCACGACGGTTCCGGTATCGAGTCTTCTGGTCCTGTGAAGGTTCACTTCGGTACCGCGAACGACTCTGCGGAAGACTACTACTATGTTTCCATCGGCACTTCTACTGCATCTGCACTCGGTGTAGGTATGGGAGCAAACAACTCCATTTCAACCCAGCAGTTGGCGCAGGAATCCCTTGAGAAGCTCAACAATGCGATTATCTCAAAGGATAAGATCCGCGCTAACCTCGGTGCCCTGCAGAACAGGCTGGAAAACACCATTACCAACCTGTCCATCCAGGCTGAAAACGTTCAGGCTTCGGAATCCCGTATTTCCGACGTTGACGTTGCAACTGAAATGACTGAGTTCACCCGTAACCAGATCCTGACCCAGTCTGCAGTAGCCATGCTCTCGCAGGCTAACAGCATGCCCAGAATGGCAATGCAGCTCATCGGTTAATAAAACCGCATACGCCGCATGAATCATTCTGACTAAGTCAGACCACATGAGAAAAGCCGGGTCCGGCAAAACCGGCCCGGCTTTCTTCACCTTAATCAAATCCGCTACTTAATACTTAACACAACTTAATTTTACATTAATATTTGGCATCCTGATTGCAACGGATGAGGTGAGAATAGAATCAGGGAAAAAAGTTCCCGGAGAAAATTATGTCTGATTACACCTCAGGAAATATCAACTTTACCGGACTCGGGTCCGGAACCGACTTCCAGTCGCTTATCGACGGGCTGATCAAGCTTGAGCGGGTCCATATCAACAGGCTCGAAAGCTGGAAAAGCACATGGAGTGATAAAGTTGAAAAATTTCAGGAACTGAACACCGCCCTTCTCGGCCTTCAGAGCACGCTGAAGTCCATGGATACCCTTGATGAATTCATGACTAAAGCTGTGTCAACCACAGACGCAGACACAATAACAGCGACAGCTAACAGTGAAGCAGACATTGCCAGCCACACAATTGAAGTCAACCAGTTGGCACAAAATGATAAGATAGTAGGATTCAACGGACTTCCCTCTGAAAGCGATCAATTTTTTACCTCTACGGGGACATTTTCATTTTCATACGCAGGGGAATCAATAACACTTAGCAATATTCCAGCAGGAACGACCCTTCAGGGGTTCGTAAATATGATCAATGCCCATGCCGACACGCGCGATAAAATCAGGGCTGCGACCATCGACGACGGAAGCGAAGTCCATTTACAGATTTACGGGCTGGATCTCGGTGCAGACAATGTAATCATTCTCTCCAATATTTCCGGTGCAGTATATGACGAAACAAACTTTTTCCGTTCACAAAACGCCCAGAACTCTCAGATAAAAGTAGATGGCTATCCTTTTTTAGCTGCTCAGTGGATTGAGCGCGATTCAAACACCATTGACGATGTTATTCCTGGTGTAACTCTAAATTTGAAAAAAACAACCCCCGCAGGTTCTCCCATCAATATCGGTATTACGACTGATAAAGAGGGAATGGTCGAAAACGTTCAAAATTTTGTCGAACAAACGAATGTTATCCGGGAAATGATCAAGGACCTGACGTCGGTAAAAACTTCATCGGACTCTGCTAAGGGATCCATCCTCACCGGTAACTATGGTGTCGAACTTTTAATCGGCCAAAGATTGAAAGATGTAGTTGCCAACAAGGGTATCGGATTTTCATGGTTTTACGAAGACCCTGCCACCGGTCATACTTCGGGGGACAGGTACTCTGCTCTGTCCCAGTTGGGAATTAAGACCAACGCAGATAGCGGCGGCGCCAACATGGGTATGCTGGAGCTTGATACTGACGAACTGACAAAAGCCTTGAATGACGATCCGATGGCTGTGGCGAAACTTTTTGCGGCAAACTATATGGGAGAATCAGAATCCCCTAACCTGACTTACTTATCCCACATTAACGGAGTTACCAAAGCAGGGGACTACAATGTTCAATATGAAGTAGCCGGCGGCACACTTATCTCTGCAAGTATCAACGGCCATACAGCATCAGTGGACCCCGGAACATGGCAGATCACCGGGGCATCTGGCACCGATGAAGCAGGTATGTCCCTACGTGTTGAAAACAGGGCAGACGGAACATACGGTAATGCCGACAGCAGCGCATCAGATGCTATGAATATCAACCTCAAGCTGGGTAAGATCAGTGAAATGGTTGGCATTCTTGGTGAAATAACCAGTAAAAACGGTCCTCTTGAAATTCTGCAGAACAACTACGACACCATCATGAACAATATCGATAAGAAAATTGATTATGAAGAGGATCGGATTGCACTGAAGAAAAGAATGCTGACCGATAAATACGCTAGATTGGACAAGTTGCTTGGTAACTATCAGGGAAAAACAGCGGCACTGACTGCAAGTGTAACCCAGTTAATGAAGAGCTAATCTGAATCAAAATGTTTTTTAAAAAAACCTCTAATGTTTTCTGATAAGGCTGCCGATCAGTAAGTCAGGAGGAGCAAATATGAACAAAGCCGCTCAAGCTTATTTATCAACACAGATCCATACCACTTCCAAGGGAGAACTTCTCCTTATGCTTTATGATGCTGCCATCAAATTCATGAAGCAGGCCAAGGTGAAGATCAACGAGAAAGACTATGCCGCCAAGGGAATCCTTATTTCCAAAGCAATTGAAGTCATTTCCGAACTTGCTTCCAGCCTGAACAAGGAGAAGGGTGGTGAGCTGGCTGAGAACCTCAGTAAGCTCTATATATACTGCAACACCAGACTGCTGCAGGCTAACCTTAAGATGGACACCGAAAAGCTCGATGAAGTAATCAAGATCATCGACGGCATTGCTTCCGCATACCGGGAAATCATCCCCACGGAAGAAGCACAGGCTGCAGTTCCCCTGCAGGCCTCTGCCACTGCAAACAGCGGATCTACCAACGTAAACCGCAGCTTTGTAAATGATGCGGGATACGGACTGCCGAAGGCACAAAATATACCTGCTCCCAATGCCTTCCAGCTGAAAAAGGCTGCTAACGCATACGGTGGCAGAGCATAATACTCCGGCAACAATTTGCTCCGGATTACTTTACAGGTTATGTAGCCCCTGCTTCGGCAGGGGCTTTCTTACGTGGTCAGCCATATATATGAAGTCCATACTTTACATCGGGCTTTCTATCTGCCATCTATTTTAATCATGGGAAATAACAGAGTAAGGGTACTTCAAATATCTCCGTCACTGGGACTGGGCGGCACGGAAAAAGTCATGCAGTCTTTTGCTGCCAACCTGGATAGAAACACTTTTCAGACAGCAGTCTACTCCCCTACAGACGGGCCAAGGGGAAAACTCCTCCGCAAACAGGGTATTCCAACATTTATCGGATCCGACCTCTTTTCCGTACTGGAAAAATTCACCCCCCATGTGGCCCACATCCATCGCGCGGGATGGACAGAACCGGGGTCACTGCGCCCTTTTAAACTGGCCCGGACCCCTGTACTGGTAGAAACAAATGTCTTTGGACATCACGACCCCAGTCCGGAAGCAAAGCTAATTGACCGTCATTTGTTTGTCTCCCGGTTCTGTGCAGAACGCTTCGCTAAAGTAAATTCCATCCCGGCCAGAGAACCGAAATACTCGGTACTTTATAATCCGGTCGATACAGACTTTTTTCGTGATCACTGTCCGGCCGGTCGTGATCTTCCCCAAAACTCTTTTGGCAGAATTTCCCGGGCGGATAAGGGGAAATGGTCCAACCTCGCCCTTGAGTTCCTGCCCCTGCTGGAAGAACAGGTAAAGAAAAAAGAACTCCTTCCTTT encodes the following:
- the fliD gene encoding flagellar filament capping protein FliD, which translates into the protein MSDYTSGNINFTGLGSGTDFQSLIDGLIKLERVHINRLESWKSTWSDKVEKFQELNTALLGLQSTLKSMDTLDEFMTKAVSTTDADTITATANSEADIASHTIEVNQLAQNDKIVGFNGLPSESDQFFTSTGTFSFSYAGESITLSNIPAGTTLQGFVNMINAHADTRDKIRAATIDDGSEVHLQIYGLDLGADNVIILSNISGAVYDETNFFRSQNAQNSQIKVDGYPFLAAQWIERDSNTIDDVIPGVTLNLKKTTPAGSPINIGITTDKEGMVENVQNFVEQTNVIREMIKDLTSVKTSSDSAKGSILTGNYGVELLIGQRLKDVVANKGIGFSWFYEDPATGHTSGDRYSALSQLGIKTNADSGGANMGMLELDTDELTKALNDDPMAVAKLFAANYMGESESPNLTYLSHINGVTKAGDYNVQYEVAGGTLISASINGHTASVDPGTWQITGASGTDEAGMSLRVENRADGTYGNADSSASDAMNINLKLGKISEMVGILGEITSKNGPLEILQNNYDTIMNNIDKKIDYEEDRIALKKRMLTDKYARLDKLLGNYQGKTAALTASVTQLMKS
- the tsaB gene encoding tRNA (adenosine(37)-N6)-threonylcarbamoyltransferase complex dimerization subunit type 1 TsaB; this encodes MNASIEEKEELLLAINGTEETMQIIIARREDEGEPYSLLETKTLVVPGRSVNFLVPSIRDSLKLFGYAAGKISRIALVAGPGSFTGLRLTFAAAAGIAAGSNCPVCGLEYLPIIARGTALVCDSPVWAITHSRRLQVYLQGFEAANIDGTLTSVTPPLPVAAQKAAEIILSYKQENAVLVGTGLVKNKDFFDDFLAGNPQYSTMPERFNVPSVYDILEAAQHAEYSYEMPIPMYLRGSDAEENLEAITRKRGIPLEAAREQLKDITPR
- a CDS encoding glycosyltransferase family 4 protein → MQSFAANLDRNTFQTAVYSPTDGPRGKLLRKQGIPTFIGSDLFSVLEKFTPHVAHIHRAGWTEPGSLRPFKLARTPVLVETNVFGHHDPSPEAKLIDRHLFVSRFCAERFAKVNSIPAREPKYSVLYNPVDTDFFRDHCPAGRDLPQNSFGRISRADKGKWSNLALEFLPLLEEQVKKKELLPFSYKIIGGIPEAHQFVADKNLEQYVHFLPPVLTDGEIAEFLNSISFLVHANDTGESFGLVIAEAMAAGLPVITHPSRDMRDNAQLELVDHGVTGFVARTAAEYAQAVKFLLTHPHEAKQMGEKGRTKAEKLFRAQDIATQLGHIYLELLKTKKLI
- a CDS encoding flagellin, which gives rise to MSLVINHNMMAMNANRNLAESYGNLGVSTRRLSSGLRIGTAADDAAGLAIRELMRSDIKSLNQGIRNANDAISMIQTADGALGVIDEKLIRMKELATQAATGTYNSDQRLIIDSEYQAMASEITRIANATDFNGIHLLNGNMSGANSDHDGSGIESSGPVKVHFGTANDSAEDYYYVSIGTSTASALGVGMGANNSISTQQLAQESLEKLNNAIISKDKIRANLGALQNRLENTITNLSIQAENVQASESRISDVDVATEMTEFTRNQILTQSAVAMLSQANSMPRMAMQLIG
- the fliS gene encoding flagellar export chaperone FliS, which gives rise to MNKAAQAYLSTQIHTTSKGELLLMLYDAAIKFMKQAKVKINEKDYAAKGILISKAIEVISELASSLNKEKGGELAENLSKLYIYCNTRLLQANLKMDTEKLDEVIKIIDGIASAYREIIPTEEAQAAVPLQASATANSGSTNVNRSFVNDAGYGLPKAQNIPAPNAFQLKKAANAYGGRA